In Vagococcus luciliae, one genomic interval encodes:
- a CDS encoding WecB/TagA/CpsF family glycosyltransferase — protein MTKKVEYILDTPVDQLKMSDIERDMSWYFDHHQKMVLASINPQIILMSEKNRCVKSFIEHATHRFADGIGVVKMSKWTKGSIKERVAGIDVMASVLEFCAANKKSIFLYGAKPAVVAQAARNIQIDYPGVVVAGWLDGYQKKSSGEVIDMINKAHSDVLFVALGSPKQEEWLQRYMPQLNATVFQTVGGSFDVYSGTVKRAPEVFIKTNLEWLYRSVSNPKRLNRIFQVPLFVTKGLMWHLKQSKQ, from the coding sequence ATGACAAAAAAGGTAGAGTATATTTTAGATACACCAGTTGATCAGTTAAAAATGTCAGATATTGAACGTGATATGTCTTGGTATTTTGACCATCATCAAAAAATGGTGTTAGCCAGTATTAACCCTCAAATTATTTTAATGTCTGAAAAAAATAGATGTGTGAAATCATTTATTGAGCATGCGACCCATCGCTTTGCTGATGGTATTGGTGTAGTTAAGATGTCGAAATGGACAAAAGGAAGTATTAAAGAGCGAGTTGCTGGTATTGATGTGATGGCAAGTGTGTTAGAATTTTGTGCAGCAAATAAAAAATCAATCTTTTTATATGGTGCTAAACCAGCTGTTGTGGCACAAGCTGCTAGAAATATTCAAATAGACTATCCTGGAGTTGTCGTTGCTGGGTGGCTGGATGGTTATCAGAAAAAAAGTAGTGGTGAAGTAATTGATATGATAAATAAAGCACATTCAGATGTGTTATTTGTTGCTCTTGGCTCACCTAAACAAGAAGAGTGGTTACAACGCTATATGCCACAATTAAATGCGACTGTCTTTCAGACCGTTGGAGGAAGTTTTGATGTTTATAGTGGAACGGTAAAGCGAGCACCTGAAGTATTTATTAAAACAAATTTAGAATGGTTGTATCGCTCAGTAAGTAACCCGAAACGCTTAAATCGTATTTTTCAAGTACCTTTGTTTGTCACGAAAGGATTAATGTGGCATTTAAAACAAAGTAAACAGTAA
- a CDS encoding CDP-glycerol glycerophosphotransferase family protein, which produces MKRLLISSIKEIYSWFIRLLSNSNRQNDIVEQVCYLMSFPNNDQGLIEAIQQHYPIVVLYSKSCKDEAKILEKNGVSIYCLDTINGLINAIKQLSISKVIVADNYFACLGDIMFKETQTVYQLWHATGAIKQFGLEDKAAMKRSKKDKERFKRVYNAFDYVFVASKKMGEVFKRSYGFSNEQILLTGFSRTDYLVNGTKKNKQKDKRHILYLPTYRDRIPLEKWLLDIECVSKHLNEHDLLQVKLHPHVKLTQEMIMDNVEWIVSNQSADDYIKQADVLITDYSSVAFDFTVANPDKQLIMYWPDEVIYEEITGIQKGIKQDFPQKVVYTLTELLEQLNSNQQIDNQRFNQLWNTYNDGKATSRVVGEIKKVMDGEK; this is translated from the coding sequence ATGAAACGTTTATTGATTAGTTCGATTAAAGAAATATACAGTTGGTTTATACGCCTGTTATCTAATAGTAATCGACAAAATGATATAGTGGAACAAGTATGCTATTTAATGAGCTTCCCTAATAATGACCAAGGCCTAATTGAAGCAATCCAACAACATTACCCAATCGTTGTGTTGTATAGTAAAAGTTGTAAAGATGAAGCTAAAATATTAGAGAAAAATGGTGTATCCATTTATTGCTTAGACACTATTAATGGGTTAATTAATGCTATAAAGCAATTATCCATAAGTAAGGTCATTGTAGCAGATAATTATTTTGCATGTTTAGGTGACATCATGTTTAAAGAAACGCAAACGGTGTACCAATTATGGCATGCTACTGGGGCAATCAAACAATTTGGTTTAGAAGATAAAGCAGCAATGAAACGCTCAAAAAAAGATAAAGAGCGATTTAAACGTGTTTATAATGCGTTTGATTATGTTTTTGTAGCATCCAAAAAAATGGGTGAGGTCTTTAAACGAAGTTACGGTTTTTCTAATGAACAAATTCTTTTGACTGGCTTTTCTCGTACAGATTATTTAGTGAACGGAACAAAGAAAAATAAGCAGAAAGATAAGCGGCATATTTTATATTTACCAACTTATCGTGACAGAATTCCATTGGAAAAGTGGTTGCTAGATATAGAATGTGTGTCCAAGCATTTAAATGAACATGATCTCTTGCAAGTTAAATTACATCCACATGTTAAATTGACACAAGAGATGATAATGGATAATGTTGAGTGGATTGTATCGAATCAATCTGCAGATGACTATATTAAACAAGCAGATGTACTGATAACAGATTATTCTTCAGTGGCATTTGACTTTACTGTTGCTAATCCAGATAAACAATTAATTATGTATTGGCCTGATGAAGTTATTTATGAAGAAATAACTGGCATACAAAAAGGGATAAAACAGGATTTTCCACAAAAAGTTGTTTATACACTAACAGAATTATTAGAGCAGTTAAATAGTAATCAACAAATAGATAATCAAAGGTTTAATCAATTATGGAATACTTATAATGACGGTAAGGCAACAAGTCGGGTAGTAGGAGAGATCAAAAAGGTAATGGATGGAGAAAAATGA
- a CDS encoding ABC transporter permease has translation MNDVRTVITEQFKNFGIIRRISKYEEKATYQSHYLGLLWQVLNPAIQIGIYYLVFGLGMKRKDIDGIPYIIWMLVGIIAWFFINSSILGESNSIYKQIGMVSKMKFPVSILPTVNMASNFKSYRWMMLILLTSMFAVGIYPNIYWIQYFYYLFCMLAFLFAFGILNSTISVLVRDYHIMLQSILRLLFYLSGPIWEFQRIFAGTKHAWMTRLLELNPIYYIIDGFRDSLLYGRWFWEKGVQTIFFWLVVGVLLILGSHIHMKFRARFMDFM, from the coding sequence GTGAATGACGTAAGGACCGTAATTACAGAACAATTTAAAAATTTTGGGATTATTCGTCGTATTTCTAAATATGAAGAAAAAGCCACTTATCAAAGTCACTATCTCGGATTATTGTGGCAAGTGTTAAATCCAGCCATTCAAATAGGTATTTATTATCTAGTTTTTGGGCTTGGAATGAAGCGAAAGGATATTGATGGCATACCATATATTATTTGGATGCTTGTTGGGATTATCGCTTGGTTCTTTATCAATAGCTCAATATTAGGAGAATCCAATAGTATCTATAAGCAAATAGGAATGGTCTCAAAAATGAAGTTTCCAGTCAGTATTTTACCAACTGTTAATATGGCAAGTAACTTTAAAAGTTATCGTTGGATGATGTTAATTTTACTTACTTCGATGTTTGCTGTGGGGATTTATCCTAACATTTATTGGATTCAGTATTTTTATTATCTATTTTGCATGCTGGCATTTTTATTTGCGTTTGGTATTTTGAATTCGACTATTTCCGTATTGGTAAGAGATTATCATATTATGCTTCAATCAATTTTGCGTTTGTTATTTTATTTATCTGGTCCTATTTGGGAGTTTCAGCGTATTTTTGCCGGAACAAAACATGCATGGATGACGAGATTGTTAGAATTAAATCCTATTTATTATATTATTGATGGATTTAGAGACTCATTATTATATGGTCGTTGGTTCTGGGAAAAAGGTGTCCAAACAATCTTTTTCTGGTTAGTTGTTGGGGTATTACTTATTTTAGGGTCGCATATTCATATGAAATTTAGAGCACGATTTATGGACTTTATGTAA
- a CDS encoding ABC transporter ATP-binding protein, translating to MITKEYDLYKKKSDKIKALFKFSEKSVPHFWGLRGIDLKVYPGEAVGLIGINGSGKSTLSNILAGIIPQTTGQMTIKGETSIIAIGAGLKPQLTGLENIRLKCLMQGLTNEEVDAILPDITEFADIGDFVNQPVKNYSSGMRSRLGFAIAVHNNPDVLIIDEALSVGDDTFYQKCVDRILQFKAEGKTIFFVSHSLNQVKKLCDKVAWIHYGELREYGDTDEVVANYNKFIKWFRTLSEQEKKEYQDDYKEKQKNFSADDLKKIASERGHGKSALRGPAIGTMSLLTKVVLLFMIVGIVVFGTINVRGRSFKSYFAEKETPQVEKQLARDISAEQLYETFID from the coding sequence ATGATTACCAAAGAATATGATTTGTATAAAAAAAAATCAGACAAAATCAAAGCATTATTTAAATTTTCAGAGAAAAGTGTGCCTCATTTTTGGGGACTTAGAGGGATTGATTTAAAAGTTTATCCGGGTGAAGCAGTGGGATTGATTGGAATTAATGGTTCTGGTAAATCTACGCTATCAAATATACTAGCAGGAATCATTCCTCAAACAACTGGGCAAATGACAATCAAAGGGGAAACATCCATTATTGCCATTGGCGCTGGGTTGAAACCACAATTAACAGGTCTTGAAAATATTCGTTTAAAGTGTTTGATGCAAGGTTTAACGAATGAAGAAGTTGATGCAATTTTACCAGATATTACAGAATTTGCTGACATAGGGGATTTTGTGAATCAGCCGGTAAAAAATTATTCTAGTGGGATGCGTTCAAGATTAGGTTTTGCGATTGCTGTTCATAATAATCCAGATGTATTAATTATTGATGAAGCCTTGTCAGTCGGAGATGATACATTTTATCAAAAATGTGTAGATCGTATTTTACAATTTAAAGCAGAAGGAAAAACAATCTTCTTTGTATCACACTCTTTAAACCAAGTAAAGAAACTGTGTGATAAAGTCGCTTGGATTCATTATGGTGAATTACGTGAATACGGGGATACAGATGAAGTTGTTGCCAATTATAATAAATTTATAAAGTGGTTTAGAACGTTATCAGAACAAGAAAAAAAAGAGTATCAAGATGACTATAAAGAAAAGCAAAAAAACTTTAGTGCGGATGATCTAAAAAAAATAGCATCTGAACGTGGACATGGTAAATCTGCTTTAAGAGGTCCTGCTATTGGGACAATGTCACTGTTAACTAAAGTCGTTTTGTTATTTATGATTGTAGGAATTGTAGTATTTGGTACAATTAATGTTAGAGGACGCTCTTTTAAATCATATTTTGCAGAAAAAGAAACACCTCAAGTCGAGAAACAATTAGCACGAGATATTTCAGCGGAACAACTTTATGAAACGTTTATTGATTAG